A window of Corallococcus macrosporus DSM 14697 contains these coding sequences:
- a CDS encoding HEAT repeat domain-containing protein encodes MEGEVRSERPRWLAGLVCAVVALSLGCSRPWQRDDTRTWEGCCKGADACLALLEETNGPDTGEKWLPPEQACAAWKLGREGEVVVSRLVSLLRHPERRVRGGAAQALANMEGKATGAVPALIEAYEREPGGLALHALSSLDDERAAPAIVRHLLESSTSALEHLGPTLAPVLVEVLENPESSWEALVLVRHVLARRSSMYTETFVTRLRTLLARELEEPILRRPPGTSCPSVPAPGCEAVFDGCTPRAAYVASVLAAHVRLGAKAAPEALQALQRADVRLTPVALQALVAFGSPAAVPGVLEQLAVPECRARALASLVLLGDVARPAATEPLLRLLATGKEGWERARAAEALGRVGDAVALEALRQAVYAPHSEVQAAAVDALGSYSFRAHAEDLVPLFQQVVATHASPVARSHARLALEGLSGQEVQPAESIDCAHISPRRSGGWTLREGHTSIQLHWDKPKAPSQGSPCASVPAGDSASVLEVMGEACLVGWDDGEFGGTLEVHEAGRVTVLKEPQANPLVVVRMHGALVVVEGLAHMFGGAGSLVRVDASEGRWRATPWVTLPGAPMAYALDEAGDLVAGTTDQRLDAVVCGRAGTFVPAHVVRVTGDGRLAPVEADGRP; translated from the coding sequence ATGGAGGGAGAGGTGAGGTCCGAGCGTCCCCGCTGGTTGGCCGGGCTCGTGTGCGCGGTGGTGGCGCTGTCGCTGGGGTGTTCCCGGCCATGGCAGCGGGATGACACCAGGACGTGGGAGGGCTGCTGCAAGGGGGCTGATGCGTGCCTTGCGCTGCTGGAGGAAACCAACGGCCCCGACACGGGGGAGAAGTGGTTGCCGCCGGAGCAGGCGTGTGCGGCCTGGAAACTGGGGCGAGAGGGAGAGGTCGTCGTCTCTCGGCTGGTTTCGCTGCTTCGGCACCCAGAGCGTCGCGTGCGCGGCGGTGCAGCGCAGGCGCTGGCGAACATGGAGGGGAAGGCCACGGGTGCCGTGCCTGCTCTCATCGAGGCGTATGAGCGGGAGCCCGGCGGGCTGGCCCTGCACGCGCTCTCCTCTCTCGATGACGAGCGAGCAGCGCCAGCCATTGTGCGCCACCTCCTGGAGTCGTCCACGTCGGCCCTGGAGCACCTCGGCCCGACATTGGCCCCGGTGCTGGTAGAGGTGCTGGAGAATCCGGAGTCGAGCTGGGAGGCGCTGGTGCTGGTGCGCCACGTCCTCGCCCGGCGCTCCTCCATGTACACGGAGACGTTCGTTACGCGCCTGCGGACGCTCCTCGCCCGGGAGCTGGAGGAGCCCATTCTGCGGCGCCCACCCGGAACGTCCTGCCCCTCGGTGCCTGCGCCAGGCTGCGAGGCGGTTTTCGACGGGTGCACCCCGCGAGCTGCCTACGTAGCGTCAGTGCTGGCTGCCCACGTGCGCCTGGGGGCGAAGGCCGCGCCCGAGGCGTTACAGGCGCTACAGCGGGCGGACGTGCGCCTCACACCCGTGGCGCTGCAGGCGCTGGTGGCCTTCGGGAGTCCTGCTGCGGTGCCGGGCGTCCTTGAGCAGCTCGCCGTGCCTGAGTGCCGTGCCCGGGCTCTTGCGAGCCTTGTGTTGCTGGGGGACGTGGCGCGGCCAGCCGCGACGGAGCCGCTGCTGCGGCTGCTGGCCACGGGAAAGGAGGGCTGGGAGCGCGCGCGGGCCGCGGAGGCCCTTGGACGCGTGGGAGACGCAGTCGCCCTCGAGGCGCTGCGCCAGGCGGTGTACGCGCCGCATAGCGAGGTCCAGGCCGCGGCGGTTGATGCGCTGGGCAGCTACTCCTTCCGGGCGCATGCGGAGGATCTGGTGCCGCTGTTCCAGCAGGTGGTGGCGACACACGCCTCGCCGGTGGCGCGGAGCCACGCGAGGTTGGCCTTGGAGGGACTCTCCGGGCAGGAGGTGCAGCCTGCGGAGTCCATCGACTGCGCCCATATCAGTCCAAGACGCTCCGGTGGGTGGACGCTGCGCGAGGGGCATACCTCCATCCAGTTGCACTGGGACAAGCCGAAGGCGCCCTCACAAGGGAGCCCGTGTGCATCCGTGCCAGCAGGGGACTCCGCCTCCGTCCTCGAAGTCATGGGGGAGGCCTGCCTCGTCGGGTGGGACGACGGGGAGTTTGGGGGCACGCTGGAGGTGCATGAGGCGGGGCGGGTGACGGTGCTGAAGGAGCCCCAGGCCAACCCCCTGGTAGTCGTGCGGATGCACGGCGCCCTCGTGGTGGTGGAGGGCCTCGCTCACATGTTTGGCGGCGCGGGGAGTCTGGTGCGTGTCGACGCGTCCGAGGGGCGGTGGCGTGCCACGCCATGGGTGACGCTCCCAGGCGCGCCGATGGCCTACGCGCTGGACGAGGCGGGAGACCTCGTGGCGGGGACGACGGACCAGCGACTCGACGCAGTCGTCTGTGGCCGGGCTGGCACCTTCGTGCCCGCCCACGTGGTGCGCGTCACGGGGGACGGGCGCCTGGCCCCCGTGGAGGCGGACGGACGGCCCTGA
- a CDS encoding RDD family protein, which produces MAPELATRRARLAASLIDGAALVLPSLLLGVLRCLAVPDEAAMKAPAVYAPALLALLVQASLIRGTGASLGKRLFGIRVVRSDGRPAGVWRIALLRNALPIALCSYCGWFGLVDALFIVGEDRRCLHDWVAGTRVVKALGRGARSLRGA; this is translated from the coding sequence GTGGCTCCGGAGCTGGCGACGCGCAGGGCCCGGCTCGCGGCCAGCCTTATCGACGGCGCCGCGCTCGTGCTCCCGTCCCTGCTCCTGGGCGTCCTCCGGTGCCTGGCCGTGCCGGACGAGGCGGCGATGAAGGCTCCAGCCGTCTACGCCCCGGCGCTCCTCGCGTTGCTCGTGCAGGCGAGCCTAATTCGCGGCACTGGGGCTAGCCTCGGCAAGAGGCTCTTCGGAATCCGAGTCGTCCGGAGCGACGGCCGTCCGGCTGGGGTGTGGCGCATTGCCCTGCTGAGGAACGCGCTCCCGATTGCGCTCTGCAGCTACTGCGGCTGGTTCGGCCTCGTGGACGCCCTCTTCATCGTTGGAGAGGACCGGCGGTGTCTCCACGACTGGGTGGCCGGCACACGTGTCGTGAAGGCCCTCGGGCGCGGCGCTCGTTCGCTGCGCGGTGCGTGA
- a CDS encoding DUF4209 domain-containing protein, giving the protein MNLDEILAAKLTTAISGAERWSDLADALRRPTNPQEDDPASAAIIAFDYVLHAGPRAQEREQWGEFGPAVSTQGHAYPPPLKTIPDPTLSQWARLADTIKHPIVSSRLNDLLWTRKWKPKPHERARVAISSYLDLGKSDWHPILRAECLARALELTLALNDQEGAARAVTQIISAAWEALAQEKPVPGVTLRLIETLTPASSMAPPADIDSLLQRAAQKYGADPHLFESIKDLEANWARKTPDKAIRAARDKAERWRDVALASSGLQRHVFLQKALEVARQHGFRDLVATARAELQNMRPESLGLHVHEFSVEFPQEALDWLLGHMSGGADWRECLRRFGGHGPPTDTPEENIATAQKLMRDYPLQFMAERFVLDSEGRPIRRVSTPEEHLEAGVIDLETRQIHLWGHLAPLCLKSIFDKHQRPSPEEATVFFTTDIISKEIAERISRSLLLYLDNQFDDALHVLIPRLETIIRDLCIIIGAVIIREPDGAKTGGVVALGELMSQLQGNFPEPWRRYLRNLLNEPIGLNLRNRVCHGLLARGGPSEAALALHAACFLRLLNHRQRSSSNQATQEPPSGGSGSQEPASGPRSES; this is encoded by the coding sequence ATGAACCTTGACGAAATCCTCGCCGCCAAATTGACAACCGCCATCTCGGGAGCGGAACGCTGGTCTGACTTGGCGGATGCGCTTCGACGCCCCACAAATCCTCAAGAAGATGATCCTGCCTCGGCAGCAATCATCGCATTTGACTACGTACTTCATGCGGGACCACGCGCCCAAGAACGCGAGCAGTGGGGCGAGTTCGGACCGGCGGTCTCAACACAAGGCCACGCATACCCACCCCCACTCAAAACAATCCCCGACCCAACGCTAAGCCAATGGGCCCGGCTCGCGGATACCATTAAGCACCCAATCGTCTCCTCGCGCCTAAATGACCTGCTCTGGACAAGAAAATGGAAACCCAAGCCACATGAAAGGGCTCGCGTTGCCATATCTTCGTACCTCGACCTCGGGAAGAGTGATTGGCACCCCATTCTTCGCGCCGAGTGCCTAGCTCGAGCACTCGAACTCACCCTCGCACTGAATGACCAGGAGGGTGCCGCCAGAGCTGTGACTCAAATTATCTCTGCCGCATGGGAGGCACTAGCTCAAGAAAAGCCAGTGCCAGGAGTGACTCTCCGCCTCATCGAAACGCTCACACCAGCATCCAGCATGGCCCCGCCAGCCGACATTGATTCGCTACTCCAAAGAGCAGCGCAGAAATATGGCGCAGACCCGCACCTATTTGAATCCATAAAAGACCTAGAGGCCAACTGGGCACGGAAGACACCAGATAAAGCAATCCGCGCTGCACGCGACAAAGCGGAACGATGGAGGGATGTCGCGCTAGCCTCATCAGGCCTTCAGCGGCACGTCTTTCTCCAGAAAGCACTGGAGGTTGCCCGTCAACATGGATTCCGAGATCTCGTAGCAACCGCACGCGCTGAGCTGCAGAACATGCGGCCAGAATCGCTCGGCCTCCATGTTCACGAATTCTCCGTTGAGTTTCCGCAGGAGGCTCTAGACTGGCTTCTAGGTCACATGAGTGGCGGCGCGGACTGGCGTGAGTGCTTACGTCGGTTTGGGGGGCACGGACCACCTACAGACACGCCAGAGGAGAACATTGCGACAGCACAAAAATTAATGCGAGACTATCCATTGCAGTTCATGGCCGAACGATTTGTCCTGGATTCTGAGGGGCGGCCGATTCGGCGAGTTTCTACTCCAGAGGAACATCTTGAAGCTGGTGTCATCGATCTTGAAACTCGGCAGATTCATCTCTGGGGCCATCTGGCGCCGCTGTGCCTGAAGTCGATCTTCGACAAACACCAACGCCCCTCGCCGGAAGAAGCGACAGTCTTCTTCACAACTGACATCATCTCCAAGGAGATTGCAGAACGAATTAGCCGGTCACTTCTTCTCTACCTAGACAACCAGTTCGACGACGCACTTCATGTCCTTATTCCTCGGCTTGAGACCATCATTCGTGACCTCTGCATTATCATCGGCGCGGTCATCATACGAGAACCTGATGGAGCTAAAACAGGAGGTGTCGTAGCGCTTGGTGAATTGATGAGTCAGCTCCAAGGCAACTTTCCCGAACCGTGGCGGCGGTACCTGCGGAACTTGCTTAACGAACCCATCGGACTGAACCTCCGGAACCGTGTTTGTCATGGACTGCTGGCCCGCGGCGGTCCATCAGAAGCAGCGCTAGCACTCCATGCAGCGTGCTTCCTTCGGCTCCTCAACCATCGGCAGCGGTCATCTTCGAACCAGGCAACTCAGGAGCCTCCTTCTGGCGGCAGCGGCTCCCAGGAACCAGCCAGCGGGCCGCGCAGTGAGTCCTGA
- a CDS encoding gamma-glutamylcyclotransferase family protein has translation MKRASISTRIFVYGTLLSGEPNHRLLRGARLIGPARTQPRFSLYDYGPFPALASRGKHAIEGEVYEVDALMLAALDRLEGHPRFYQRTSIALDGAGRAEAYLFPKGRLAGRPIIESGCWRTHLKEKKS, from the coding sequence ATGAAGCGCGCCTCAATCTCGACGCGTATCTTCGTCTACGGAACGCTGCTGTCCGGCGAGCCCAACCACCGCCTCCTGCGCGGCGCACGCCTCATTGGCCCAGCGCGGACGCAGCCCCGCTTTAGTCTCTACGACTACGGCCCCTTCCCTGCCCTCGCCTCCAGGGGCAAGCACGCTATCGAGGGAGAGGTGTACGAAGTCGACGCGCTCATGCTGGCAGCGCTCGACAGGCTCGAGGGCCACCCTCGCTTCTACCAGCGCACGTCCATTGCCCTCGACGGTGCCGGCCGCGCCGAGGCATACCTGTTTCCCAAGGGGCGGTTGGCTGGCCGCCCCATCATCGAGTCCGGCTGCTGGCGCACACACCTGAAGGAGAAGAAGTCATGA
- a CDS encoding IS4 family transposase — MSKSITHAEVHRFIEEAVGPDTHAKRVLSLSNATLGAVHAASLSVRAIGLALSQARGLEGKHAIKQVDRLLSNSGVDVWRLFAQWVPFVVAERKAVTVTIDWTDFESDDHTTVAIQLVTRHGRATPLLWKTVPKSELAGQRNAHEDALLERLHQVLPSDVEVTVLADRGFGDVALYELLDRLSFGYVIRFRGVVHVESAGGEVHKAKEWVPPTGRPKLLRGARVTQARFGVGAVVCVHQKGMKEAWFLAASSKEATATELVKAYGRRFTCEETHRDIKDLRFGMGLSAIAIGTCERRDRLLLLSAFAMALLRLLGAAGEATGLDRKFRADTRKTREYSLFRQGIIYYGALANMREEWLRPLMEKFAELIREQAVFREAFGFI; from the coding sequence ATGTCGAAATCCATAACGCACGCCGAGGTGCATCGGTTCATTGAGGAAGCCGTCGGCCCGGACACCCATGCCAAGCGTGTGCTGTCGCTGTCCAATGCCACCTTGGGCGCCGTGCACGCCGCCAGCCTCTCGGTGAGGGCCATCGGACTGGCGCTCTCCCAGGCGCGGGGGTTGGAAGGCAAGCACGCCATCAAGCAGGTGGACCGACTGCTGTCCAACTCTGGCGTCGACGTGTGGCGACTGTTCGCGCAGTGGGTGCCCTTCGTGGTGGCCGAGCGCAAAGCGGTGACAGTCACCATTGACTGGACGGACTTCGAGTCGGACGACCACACCACGGTCGCCATCCAGCTTGTCACCCGCCACGGCCGCGCCACGCCGTTGCTGTGGAAGACGGTGCCCAAGAGCGAGTTGGCCGGGCAGCGCAATGCCCATGAGGACGCGTTGCTGGAGCGGTTGCACCAGGTGCTGCCCTCCGACGTGGAGGTGACGGTGCTCGCGGACCGAGGATTCGGAGACGTCGCCCTGTATGAATTGCTGGACAGACTCAGCTTCGGCTACGTCATTCGCTTTCGTGGCGTCGTGCACGTCGAAAGTGCCGGAGGGGAGGTGCACAAGGCGAAGGAGTGGGTGCCCCCGACGGGCCGTCCGAAGTTGCTGCGCGGAGCGCGCGTCACCCAGGCCCGTTTCGGCGTGGGTGCCGTCGTCTGCGTGCACCAGAAGGGAATGAAAGAGGCCTGGTTTCTGGCGGCCAGCAGCAAGGAAGCCACTGCCACCGAGTTGGTGAAGGCCTACGGACGTCGCTTCACCTGCGAGGAGACGCACCGGGACATCAAGGACTTGCGCTTCGGCATGGGCCTGTCCGCCATCGCTATCGGCACCTGCGAGCGCCGCGACAGACTGTTGCTGCTGTCCGCCTTCGCCATGGCGCTGCTGAGGCTGCTCGGCGCTGCGGGCGAAGCGACGGGGCTCGACAGGAAGTTCCGCGCCGACACCCGTAAGACGCGCGAGTACTCTCTCTTTCGGCAAGGCATCATCTACTACGGCGCCCTCGCCAACATGCGAGAGGAGTGGCTCCGCCCCCTCATGGAGAAATTCGCCGAGCTCATCCGCGAGCAGGCCGTCTTCCGCGAGGCATTCGGCTTCATTTGA
- a CDS encoding gamma-glutamylcyclotransferase family protein yields MLYFAYGSNLDRAQMRTRCPGATVEARATLPGHTLVFGGYSRRWGGAVASLQRVRGAHVEGLLYRLTPEDLHALDAFEGHPFAYRRAARLVTDKTGLRRRALVYLQPEASFEAWPPAGRYFRVLWHAYGRLGFNRAALAGALGGAE; encoded by the coding sequence ATGCTCTACTTCGCCTACGGCTCCAACCTCGACAGGGCCCAAATGCGCACACGCTGCCCCGGCGCCACCGTCGAAGCCCGGGCCACCCTTCCCGGCCACACCCTGGTGTTTGGCGGCTACAGCCGCCGCTGGGGCGGCGCCGTCGCCAGCCTCCAGCGCGTGCGCGGCGCCCACGTCGAGGGGTTGCTGTACCGCCTCACCCCCGAGGACCTGCACGCCCTCGACGCCTTCGAGGGGCACCCCTTCGCGTACCGGCGCGCCGCCCGACTGGTGACGGACAAGACCGGCCTCCGCCGCCGAGCGCTGGTATACCTGCAGCCCGAAGCAAGCTTCGAGGCCTGGCCACCCGCTGGCCGCTACTTCCGCGTCCTCTGGCACGCCTACGGGCGCCTGGGCTTCAACCGCGCCGCGCTCGCGGGCGCCCTGGGAGGTGCGGAATGA